The following are encoded in a window of Anas platyrhynchos isolate ZD024472 breed Pekin duck chromosome 30, IASCAAS_PekinDuck_T2T, whole genome shotgun sequence genomic DNA:
- the LOC139999828 gene encoding olfactory receptor 14A16-like — protein MSNSSSITEFLLLPFADTRELQLLHFTLFLGIYLAALLGNGLILTAVPCDHRLHTPMYFFLLNLALLDLGCITTTVPKAMANSLWDSRAISHAGCAAQVFFFFFFFSAEYSLLTIMAYDRYVAICKPLHYGSLLGSRACAQMAAAAWGSGVLNALLHTASTFSLPLCRGNTLDQFFCEIPQILKICCSESYLREIGLLMFSVFVFFVCFVFIMLSYVQIFRAVQRMPSKQGQHKAFSTCLPHLAVVSLVISTGMFAYLKPPSTTFPSLDLLVAVLYSVVPPAVNPLIYSMRNQELKGTLRKVISRIFLNSDKFPFVFHK, from the coding sequence atgtccaacagcagctccatcaccgagttcctcctcctgccatttgcagacacacgggagctgcagctcctgcacttcacgctcttcctgggcatctacctggctgccctcctgggcaacggcctcatcctcaccgctgtACCCTGCGACCACCGTCttcacacccccatgtacttcttcctcctcaacctcgccctcctcgacctgggctgcatcaccaccactgtccccaaagccatggccaattccctctgggacagtAGGGCCATCTCCCacgcaggatgtgctgcacaggtctttttcttcttctttttcttttcagcagagtattctcttctcaccatcatggcctacgaccgctatgttgccatctgcaagcccttGCACTACGgaagcctcctgggcagcagagcttgtgcccagatggcagcagctgcctggggcagtggggttctcaATGCTCTGCTACACACTGCCAGTACATTTTCACTGCCCCTCTGCAGAGGAAATActctggaccagttcttctgtgaaattccccagatcctgaAGATCTGTTGCTCCGAGTCCTACCTAAGGGAAATCGGGCTCCTCATGTTTagcgtttttgttttttttgtgtgttttgtattCATCATGTTGTCCTATGTACAGATCTTCAGGGCCGTGCAGAGGATGCCCTCTAAGCAGgggcagcacaaagccttttccacgtgcctccctcacctggctgtggtctctctGGTTATtagcactggcatgtttgcctacctgaagcccccctccaccACTTTCCCATCCCTGGATCTgctggtggcagttctgtattCAGTGGTGcccccagcagtgaacccccttatctacagcatgaggaaccaggagctcaagggtACTCTTAGGAAAGTGATTTCAAGGATATTTCTGAATAGTGATAaatttccctttgttttccacAAATGA